The DNA sequence GCCCGATGTTGCACCGCGCGCTCCAGCAGTTCCTCGCCGACGTCTACTGGGGGGACCTCGACGTCCTGCTGATGGACCTGCCGCCCGGCACGGGTGACGTCGCCATCTCGATCGCGCAACTCATCCCCTCGGCGGAGATACTCGTGGTCACGACACCACAGCAGGCGGCGGCCGAGGTGGCCGAGCGTGCGGGGTCGATCGCCCTCCAGACGCGTCAGCGCATCGCGGGCGTGATCGAGAACATGTCGTGGCTCGAACTGCCCGACGGGACCCGCATGGACGTCTTCGGCACCGGCGGTGGCGCCGAGGTGGCCGCGAACCTCTCGCGATCGGTCGGGGCGCCGGTGCGGTTGCTCGGCCAGGTGCCGCTCGAGCAGGCCGTCCGCGAGCACGGCGACGAGGGCACCCCGATCGTCCTGGCGGAACCGGACTCGCCGTCCGGCCGGGCCTACAGGGAGATCGCGGACGGCCTCGCGGTCCGGCCACGCGGCCTGGCGGGGATGAACCTCGGTATCGACACCACCCGCCACCTCTGACCGTCGGACCGCGGTCACGACCCGCCCGAGGGCGGATGCGGGTGGCTCAGGTGGCGTCCGGGTCCCAGGTCGGCGCGGCGCCCGGAGACGTGGACGAGGACGGGGGGGTCGGCCCGGTCGATCGGGGGACGGCCGGGCGGGGTCCGGTTCTCTGGGGGCCGGCCGACGGGGAACCTGTCGACTGCGGGCCGGTGGACTGCGGCCCGGTCGACCGGGGGCTGGTGGTTGGCGGGCCTCCTGCCGGCGCCGCTGCGCCGAAATCGCCCGTGAACAGAGAGTCATCCCCGTCGAGGAGGTGCTTGGTCACCATCGCGCGGGGCTCATGCCCCGCAGATCGCTGAGCTGCTTGAGCGGTTCGCGGAATTCCTCGAAGTCGGCCCCGTAGTCATCGCGCAGCTGCTGCTGGGCGGTCCCGGCGAACTCCTTGACCTTGCGGATCGCGGACGCGAGCCACCGGGCGGCTTCGGGAAGGCGCTCGGGCCCCAGGACGACGAGCGCTATCACGCCCAGTACCAGGAGCTCGGACCAACCCACGTTAGAGAACATCGCCTCTGAGGATACGTCGTCCGGCACCCCTGGTCACCACGACCTCGGACCACGCCGGGGTCAGGCGAGGACGGGGCGGACGGTCACCTCGATCCGTGAGCCGTCTCGGATGACCTCCACCGGGACGTCCACGTCCGCGCCGGCGCGACGGACGGCCACGATGAGTTCGTCGGACGAACGCACCCGACGTTCACCGATCATCGTCACCACGTCGCCTTCCCGCAGACCGGCCTCGAGCGCGGGCGAGCCCTCGCGGACGTTGACGAGCTCGGCGCCCTCGACGTCGCCGTTGTCCGCCTTGCGCGCGTTCACACCGATCGTGGCATGACGCACGGACCCCTCGGTCATGAGCGAGGTCGCGATGGCGCGCACGTCGTTGACGGGGATCGCGAACCCGAGGCCGATCGATCCGCCTGTCCGGGTGAAGATCGAGGTGTTGATGCCGATCACCGCCCCACTGGCGTCGATGAGCGGACCGCCCGAGTTGCCGGGGTTGATCGCCGCGTCCGTCTGGATGGCGTCGATCACGACGTCCCCGTCGGACGTCGACTCCCCCAGCGCGATCGGCCGCTCGGTGGCCGACACGATGCCCTCGGTGACCGTCCTGGCCAGGCCCAGGGGCGAACCGATGGCCACCACCTGCTCGCCCACCTCGACCCGCTCGGAATCCCCGAGCGTCGCCACGGTGAGGTTCTGGACCCCGTCGACCTTGAGCACCGCGAGGTCGGTCGCCGGGTCGCGGCCGACCAGTTCGGCCGACGCCCTGGTCCCGTCCGGGAAGACGACGTCGATGTCCGCCCTGTCCGCGGCACCGTCCATCGTGACGACGTGGTTGTTGGTGACGATGTACCCCTGCGGGTCGATGACGATGCCTGAGCCCTCACCCCGCGCCGAGGGGGTCGAGACCTGGATGTTGACCACCGCCGGCTGGACCCGCTGGGCGACCTCACCGACCGGGTTGTCGGGCCGCAGGACGTTCGTCGGCGCGTCGGCGATGCGGACGGTCGACGTGGTGAGCACTCGCGCCGAATCGGCGACGATCGCTCCGATCCCGCCACCCACCAGGGCGATGACGGCGACGGCGGCGGCGGCTGCCCCGAGTGCCTGCCGACTCAGCCGCCGTTCGAACAGTGCCTCGGAGAGCGACAGCCTCGGGGGCGGGGGCACGGAGGAACCGGACAGATCCTCGGGTCCGGGCTCCCCGACCGCCTCCACGGCGGGTGCGCCGAACCCCACGGGCGCGTGGGGATCGCGCCAGGGGTCGGGTGATGCGGGTGGCGGCTCCTCGGTCTGGTCCTGCCACGACGGGTGTCGCTCGATCCCCCCCTCGGTGTCACCGGACGGACCGAACGCGGCGGCCAGCGCGGGGTCGGAATCGTTTCGGCGCGCCGGCCCGGACGCGTGATCCGGTGAGGAGGGGTCGTCCGGAG is a window from the Dietzia sp. JS16-p6b genome containing:
- a CDS encoding S1C family serine protease, with the protein product MEDENGVPGPVGRGADPDRPLREPAPVHKPEVDEASAGLFSRPAGVTGGFDPRRPASPDDPSSPDHASGPARRNDSDPALAAAFGPSGDTEGGIERHPSWQDQTEEPPPASPDPWRDPHAPVGFGAPAVEAVGEPGPEDLSGSSVPPPPRLSLSEALFERRLSRQALGAAAAAVAVIALVGGGIGAIVADSARVLTTSTVRIADAPTNVLRPDNPVGEVAQRVQPAVVNIQVSTPSARGEGSGIVIDPQGYIVTNNHVVTMDGAADRADIDVVFPDGTRASAELVGRDPATDLAVLKVDGVQNLTVATLGDSERVEVGEQVVAIGSPLGLARTVTEGIVSATERPIALGESTSDGDVVIDAIQTDAAINPGNSGGPLIDASGAVIGINTSIFTRTGGSIGLGFAIPVNDVRAIATSLMTEGSVRHATIGVNARKADNGDVEGAELVNVREGSPALEAGLREGDVVTMIGERRVRSSDELIVAVRRAGADVDVPVEVIRDGSRIEVTVRPVLA